The Candidatus Eremiobacteraceae bacterium DNA segment CCCGCCGATTCCGCGACCCGCGTGCTGCGCCTCTACGTGACTTCGTCGGCCGCGCGTGGAGCACTGACGGTCCATCTCGACGGCCGCACGTACGCGGACGCCTCGCTGACCGGTTTGCGCTCCGCTCGCGACGGCGTTTATACGCTGGTCTACCGCGCGCGGGTCCCGCAGCGAATCGACGTCGAATTCACTACGGCGTCGACTTTTTCTGCCGGTGGGGGCGTGGGATTTCGCGCCGCCACGCTGGCCCCGTTCGCACGGGTCTCGGCGGCGCCTTCGCTCGACGAAGCGACGTATCACAACGACAAGCTTCGAACGGGCTGGAATCCCAACGAATCCATCCTTAATACGACTAACGTTTCGCCGTCGACATTCGGACTTTTGAAGACCTTGACCGTGGACGGCAACGTCCTTGCGCAGCCGCTCTACCTTTCACAATATCCGCTGCCCAGCGGCACGCAAAACGTGCTGATCGTGGCCACCGAGCACGACTCGATCTACGAATTCAATGCCGATAGCGGCGATCTGATCAAGCAGGTCAGCTTGGGCCAGTCGCAATCGTCGAACGACGTGGGCTGCCAAGACATCAGGCCCGAGTACGGCATCACGTCCACGCCCGTCATCGATCGCGCAAAGGGCCGGATCTACGTCGTCGCGGGCGTCGAACCGACAGCGTTCAATTTCCACACCAAGCTGCACGCGCTGGACATCGGCACGCTGCAAGACGTCGTCAGCCCCGTCGAGATCAAAGCGACGGTGACGCTGAGCAACGGATCCACGCGATCGTTCGATCCGCACAACCAGATGAACCGCGCGAGCATGGCTTTCGCGAATCAGTCGATCTATCTGGGAATCGGTTCGCATTGCGACAACAACCCCGGCAATATCGTCGGCTGGGTATTGCGGTACAATGCCTCGCTCCAGCGAATCGGAAAGTTCGCCACCACGGAAGACACGGATTCGTATCTCTTGAGCAGTGTTTGGATGACGGGCTTCGCGCCCGCGATCGATGAGGGCGGGAACCTGTATGCCATCACCGGCAACGGTTCGTTCGACGCGGAAAATGGCGGCAAGAATTTCGGCGAGAGCGTGATCCGGCTGCCGCTCGACCTATCGCAGCCTTCGGACTATTTCACACCGGATGACTGGTCCGATCTCAACAACGGCGATGTCGACTTCGGCTCGGGCGGGGTGATGCTGCTGCCGCCGCAACAGGCGGCGGTGAGACAGATCGCCATCGCTCAAGGCAAGGCGTCCACGATCTTCGTGCTCAACCGCCACAACCTCGGCAAGGAGACGTCCAACGACGCGGGCGCTTTACAGACCATACCGAACACAGGTGGCGGCGTATGGGGCGGCCCGACCTACTACAGCGGTCCGACGGGCCAGTTCGTGTACTATCAAGCGGGCGGCGCACGACTGCTGTCTTTCGCCGTCGTTCAAAACTCAAGCGGTGTGCCGCAATTGCAATTGTCGTCCACCGGATCGAGTTTTTCCGGCTACGGCGGATCCACGCCGGTGGTATCGTCCGATGGACAAATGCCGGGTACCGGTATCGTGTGGCTCGTAAACCGAGCGAGTAATCCGCTGGTTCTCGAAGCCTACGATGCGACCGACGTTTCGAAGCTGCTCTTCAGCGGCGCCGCAGGCAGCTGGGGAAACCCGCAGCAAAACGGCTTCGTGACGCCGCTCGTCGCCAACGGCAACGTCTACGTTCCGGCTACCAACACGGTCTCGATGTTCGGCCTCGGAGGGACCGACATCGCGCCGCCAGCCGGTCCGGGCGGAGCACTCGCGCCAGGCGAACATCGGATCACGGGGACGATCGTCGGTGTGGCGGCCAGCACATTGACGTTGCGGCTGCGCGACGGACGGAACGCGAAAATCGACCTCACGCTTGCGCGCGCCGCGCAGCACCTCGGCATTTTGCCGGTCGGCCATGCGGTGACCGTCTACGGCTCCATCGACCGCGCGGGAGCGTTTCACGCTACGAGCATCGGCCACACGAGTCCGAATCCCGCCAACTGGTCCCCGGACCGGTAGCCGTAACCTCTGTAGGAGGGTGAGCAGCGCTCACCCATGGGCAAGCGATGCTTGCCCTCCTACATAAGCTGCGTGGGGTGAGCGTTGCTCACCCTCCTACGTGGGCCGCGATCTATTCGGAGTCGACTGGCCTTGTGTCGGGGGGCTGGCTCAGAAGGCTCTTGATCGTCACGTTCCCAGTGGGAATCGGCGTGAATCTCCTGGGCTCGCTTCCAAAATTGAAAAGTGTGAACAGATCGTCCGTCTTCGAATCTAGTTGTCCAAGCGATGACAAGCCGTAGACGTCCTCGATGAAGTGCGGAATCGCGGCGAAGTCGCGCGGAGTGTGGTCGACGAAATTCGATTTGGCGTAAGGGCCTATCGCCAACAGGGGGACGCGAAAGCCGTATTCATACGGGTCGTCCGGAGTCCCGGTCGGGTGCCTATACGATACGTGATCGTACCAGCCGCCCCAATCGTCCCAGACCACGATCACCGCACACTTATTCCAATACGGAGACTCGCCGAGAGCATTCACAACCGATGCGACCCATGCGGGGCCGCCTTTGTTGCCGAAGCCCGGATGATCCGAGTTCCCATAGCTCGGGATCACATAGCTTACTCGCGCCAGCCGGAGGTTTTCGATATCCGACAGAATGGTTTTTTCCGGTACGATGATGTTCGCCTTATCGTTATCGTATAGTGACCGGATCGCGTAGGGTGCGGTCCAGATAAAATTGGTGCTCGGCGTGTAGTATTTCCACGAAATGTGCGCGCTGTCGAGTTCGTTGAAGATCGTCAGCGGATCGATGCACGGAAAGATCGGATTGCCCTCGATGCCGGGAAATGCGCTCCTCATGTCGATGGTCGGCGCTTTCTGGGACGGCGGAGCGTTGCATCCGGCCGGCATGTATTGCTTATCTTCGTCCGCGATGTTCCAATGCGAGCCGGGGGTCCCGGATGTCGCCGCGATCAAGTAGATGTGTGCGGGAAAGCTCGGACCTTCATTGCTCTGAAGGACTTCATCGGCAAACGCATATTGCGAAGCAAGCGCGGTATACGGCTGGATATCCGCCGGATTCACGTACGAGAACGGCTCATCCGGCGGCGCTAGCCCGCAGTACTCGAGATCGAAACCTTGCGTGGCCGCTTTGACGAACGCCCCGTGGGAGTGACTGCACGAATATCGCCCACCTAGATCGGTCTCCGCCAGCATCACGCGGTTGTGGTGCGAATCGTATCCGTAGTTCTGCGTATCGACGCCCGGTTGTGTCTGGAAAAGGTTGTCGACCGTGCGGTTCTCCTGGATCATGACGATCGTATAGAGCGGCAGCGTCGGCGCCTGGCGCTTCGCGTGTAAGGCTGCGCCGCTCGGGATCGGCGCAGCAACATCGCGCGCACCGCATCCGCCCGCGAGCGCGATGAGAGCGTATGCACAGAATGCGATGATAACAATTTTCATGTCAAAGGCTCCGGCTACTGCGAGTCGATCGGCGTCAGATCCGGAGCGCGGTGGATGAGGCTTTTGATCGTGACGTTCCCGGTGGGAATCCGTGTGAATTTCCTTGCCGTGCCGCTGAAATTGAACATGCTGAACAGATCGTCATGGTTGTGTCCGACCTGCCCACGGGTGAGTTACACCCGACAGGATGCCCATTATCTTGCGCGACGTTTGTATGACGTCCATCGTTCTCCGATATGTTCCAGTGCGAGCCTGTCGTCACCGAGGTCGCCGCGATCAGACACAAGTGCGCGGGAAAAGTTGGCCCCTCGTTGCTCTGCAGCACGTGGTCGGCGAATGCGTATTGCGTCGCAAGCTCGGTATACTGCGTGATATCCGATGGGTTGACATACGAAAATGCGATGTCGCGGGGCGCGTTCTTCCCGCAATTGACCTGGTCGAACCCTTCCGTCACTTCGCTGACGAACGCCGTGTGCGAATGATTGCAATCCCACGACGCTCCCAGAGCGATCTGCGTGAGCTGCACGCGCTGATGCTGCGAATCGATCCCGAAGTTTTGCGTGTCGACGCCTGGCTGCGTTTGAAAGAGGTTGTCGACCGACCGGTTCTCTTGCACCATGACGATGACGTATGTTGGCAGCGAGAGCGGTCTGCGGCGCGCCTGCAAGCCCGGCCGGCCCGGGGCCGCGCCGATCGCGTGCCCCGCTCCGCATCCGGAAGCGATCGCGGCGACCGCGCACAATGCAAATGCGGATCGTATAATTCTTAACACGTCGTTCGCTCTCCGCGTGATAGAAAAATGGCGCTTGTCAAAGATAATGCTCGCTCATTCAATCCGCGTTTTGCGGTCGCCTATGTCACAATGATTAATTTTGGCAGATGCGTACATGACTTTGGAAGCGCCGCCGAGCGCTTACCGAAAGTGGGCGAACGAAGCGAGCCGTCTTACGCGGGAGGTTCGTTGCGCGCATTCCGGGCGACCGAGACCCGGGTCGAAATGCCCGCATGGTCGATGATCGCGTCAACGAGATCGCGGTGCGGGGACAACGAGCAGGCTGGGTCGGTCAGCGCGGCGTCGCCGGCCAGCAAGAACGCCTGGCAGCGGCATCCGCCGAAATCAACATCCCGGCGCTCGCAGCTGCGGCAAGGCTCGGTCATCCAAGCCGTGCCGCGATATGCTGAAAAGGCCGCCGACCGGTACCATATCTCCTCGAGCGTGCCTTCGCGCACGTTTTCGAATCTCAGCGAAGAGATTGCCGCCGCCGCAGGACACGGCAACGCGCGGCCGTTCGGCGCGACCGTCATGAATTGGCGGCCCCAGCCGTTCATGCACGGTTTGGGAAACGCGTCGTAGTAGTCGGCGCGCACGTAGACGATGTCGAGCTTGCCGCGCAGGCGCTCCTGAGCTCGCGCGACGAGCGCGTCGGTTCGCGCAACCTGTTCGCGCGACGCAAGCACGGTCGCGCGGTTACGATGCGCCCATCCATACATCTGCGCGTTGGCCAATTCCAGCCGCCTGATCCCAAGACGTTCGGCCAGCGCGATGATTCCCTCGGCATCGTCGATATTGGCGCGATGCAAGACGCAGTTCAGCGTGACGGCGAGGTCACCGCGAGCAGCCGCTCGTGCGAGCGCATCGAATTTCGCCGCGTGGACGGTCGCGCCGGCGATGAGGTCGCCGGCTCCGGCATCGGCGGATTGCACGCTGATCTGCGCATGGTCGAGACCGGATTCGACAAGCCGGTCTAAGAGAGCGTCCGAGAGGAATGTGCCTTGTGTGATGAGGTTCGAATAGAGGCCGTGCACCCGCGCCGCGGCCACCATAGCCACCAGGTCATCGGCCCGCAGGGTCGGTTCGCCGCCCGAGAAATGGATCTGCACGATTCCAAGGGCCGCGGCTTCACCGATGACCCGCAGCCACTCGTCCGTGCGCATCTCATCGCGATACGATGACAGGTCGAGCGGATTGTAGCAATATGCGCATTGCAGGTTGCAGCGGTACGTGATCTCGGCCAAGAGGGATAGCGGATGGGCCACCCGCGCATTCATGAATCGAATCCGATCCACACACGCTGCGCGAACTCCTCGAGCAGACTCGATACGTCGGCTGCGAGGTCGGCGCCGGCCGCGTCGAACCGTTCGTTCATGCGCGCGACGATGCCGGCGATGTCTCGTTTTCCGTCGATCGATTCGACCACGGCGGCGCTTGTGGCCGAGAGCTTGACGGCGCCCTCGGGCACGAGCAGCATTGTCTCACCGCCGGCGAGCGTTCGCAGTCGCACGCCCGGCAGCAGCCGGGGAACCGACGAGGGGTCGATGGGCTTCACTGGCCGGCTGCTCCGCGCTCGACCGCGTCGAGAAGTGACCAGAGCACGTCGCATTTGAACCGCAGTGCCGAGACGCACGCATCCTGCAGCTCGCTTGAGGTGGCGGATTCCGTGACCCACGCGAGCGCGTACGCCGAATCGCGCGGAGCAAGGAGCAGGCGTGCGCGGAAATAGTCGAGGCCGGCCGGATCGATCCACGGATACTTCTCACCGATCGCGACGATTCGCGCCGCCATCAACTCCGGCGCGAAAAGTTCGGTCAGCGACGATGCCACCGCTGGCAGCCACGGACTCGTTCGAGCGAAATTCACGTACGCGTCGACGGCGAACCGCGCACCGGGATTGACAAAGCGCTCGGAGACCACCGCATCGTCGCGCAATCCGGCGGCTCGCGCTAACGTGAGCCACATCTCGATGCCGCCGCCGGCGCCGTCGGTTGTCCCGTCGTGATCGAGTATCCGCTGCACCCAGACCCTTCGCCTCGCGCGGTCGGGAAGATTGGCGAGAATGGCGGCGTCTTTTATGGGAATGCATTTCTGGTAGTAGTAGCGGTTGTAGATCCAACTGTGCAGTTGGGCCCGCGACAGCTGGCCGGCATGCATCGCGCGATGAAACGGATGGCGGTCGTGATAGTGCTGCGCGCCCACTTCGCGCAGCCGGGCGACGAACGCGTCAGCGGGTTCCATCGAGCACGATCTCCGCGCCTTCGCTGGGAATCGAAAACGCCGCGTCGCGCAGAGCCTGCGCAGCCGCCGACCGCGGATCGAGCACCGGATTCGAGTTGTTGATGTGGGTGCAATATCGATGAGGCCCCGCGGCGGCTGCGTGCCCCGCCATTTCGTGCAGCCAGCCGTCGCGGCCGCCGATCGGAGCGTGCCCCATATCGCGAGCGCTGCGCGTGCCGAGCCCGAGCGATGCGAGCTCATCATCGCTCCAAAAAGAGCCGTCGAGAAAAATGACGTCGCACGAATCCGCGGCCGCGAGGAGCGCTTCGTTCATGCGCAACGTCACCGGCGCATAGAGCAGACGGGCGCTATGCTTTCCGTTGCGGCTCTCAAAGCAGTATGCGGTCGCGGAGCCCGGAAGCTCTTCCGCGCCTGCGTACGAGGGCATGAGCCCGGGAACCTCGATGGCGGTCACCCGCAAACCTGTTACGGAGATCGGCACGTCGGCCTGGACTGCGCCCGGGTCGAACACACTCCACGTCCGTCCGCCGGTCTCGAGAGGAACGAACATCGAGTTTCCACCGGCGAGCGCGTCGCGCACGATTGTACTGGAGAATATCCGCAAGGTCTGCGCCTGTCGGAATTCGAGCAACCCGGCGGTATGATCGATGTTCGCGTCGGTCAAGAGGATCGCGCTCACGGGCGTCGCGCGCATATGACCGCGATGCCGAGCAGGCAACAATTCCAATTGCCGGCGCACATCGGTGGTGGCATTGACGAGCACCCATGCGAGACCGTCGCTTGACACGGCTATCGACGCCTGCATGCGCGCGGGCGCCCGGCCCGCGCGCGCCGCTTCGCAATTCGCGCAGTGGCAATTCCACTGCGGTACGCCGCCGCCCGCGGCAGTGCCGAGGACGCGGACGATCAATATCTAGATCGAAGTCGAGGTTCCGAGGTAGGCCGTGACCTCCGCACCGAGCGGCACGTACTCGAATGCCGGTTTTTCCCAGCGCTGCTTCATGGTCGGGCACTCCTATAGATGCGGCAGAGCAGGCGAATACGTCGCGCGAGCGCTCTGTTCCCCTCATCGGAGACTGCCGCGCGGCGATTTCAGTCCAGGAGTGCTCGAGCCTGCGGCAAACATTGGACGATGCCAATGGGAAGGCGCTCCGTCGCGCTTATCGCAGTGTTGCTCGTCGTCGTCGCGGCGGCTCTATTCGGCTACACGCATCGCGGCCGGCTCGCTGCGGCCTGGCGCCTTCGCGTGGTGGGCCAAACCAGCGTTCACATCGCCATCGGGAAGCCGTTCCCAGCGCTCGATTTGGTGTCGCCCGACGGTACCCCGTCGCACTACGTTCCGACGATGGGCAAGGTGACGGTCGTCAATGTGTTCGCCACCTGGTGCCCGCCGTGCCGCGCCGAATCGCCCGCGTACGCTCGTTTTTCGAAAAACGCTTCGGCGCGCGGCGTCGAGATCATGGCGATCGACCGGGCTGAATCGGCGCCGAAAATCGAAGCCTACCGCCGGGAGTTCGATCTGACGTTTCCCTATTTGATCGACGACGGCGACTCGACGAAGGACGTTCTCGGCGCCCGCGCCATGCCGGTGACGATTGTGGTCGACGCAAAAGGCATCGTTCGCGCCGACATCGCCGGGCCGGTCACCCTCGAACGCCTCGATGGTCTCGCGGCGCAGGCCGGACAGCCTCTTTAACTAGCCGAATCCGATTCGTCCCGCACAGAGGGAATATAACACTACTTAGTGGTCTATTATATACCGGACAGTAGTATATCGTAGGCTAACTGAGATATAATCGATCCATCATGGACCTTGTGCTTAGTCCGGCGATATTCGGATCGGCTTTACGTACGAAGATTCTCGTACTGACCGCTTTGCTCGGCGAGACGTACCCGAGCCAACTTGCCCGGACCTTGAATACGTCGCCGTCGGTTGTCGGAATGGCCGTCGACCGGCTAGAGCGCGAGCGGTTGGTCGCCACCCGGCGCTTTGGAATGGAACGCCGCATATCGCTCAATCCGTCCACGCCGTTCAGCGGAGAACTGAGAGCGCTCCTGTTGAGACTCGCCGAGTCGTCTCCGGAATATGACGCGGCCGTCGGTTCGATCAGGGCTCGGCCGCGCCGCCGCGGCAAACCGCTAAGTCCCGAAAGTCGCGAGCAGGCCGATCTCGCGCGTGCGCTGGCAGCGCGTAAGCGATGATCGACGCATCATCGAGCCTCGAAGATGTCGTCTTCGCCGTCTGCACCGGATTGGATGCGCGCGGATTGAAGGTGGTTCTCGTCGGCGGAAGCGCCGCCACGTTTTACTCAGCCGCGGCATACCAATCGTTCGACGCCGACTTCATCGCGCAATTCGCCGCCGGCAGGAAGACGGAGGCTCTCTTGGTCGCGACGATGAGCGGCCTTGGCTACGACCTCGATCTGCAGAGAACATTCCGGCATCGAAACGGCAGCCCGTTCGCGATCGAGTTTCCGAAAGGCCCGCTTGGAATCGGCGGCGACTACGTCGGCTACAAGACGGTGAGGCGAGACGGCGAGACATTGTATGTCATCTCGCCGACCGATAGCGTCCGGGACCGCCTTTGCGGCTACTACTATTGGGATGATCGCTCGGCTTTGATCGCCGCGGTGGATGTGTCGCTCGCCGCTTCCGATGACGTCGACCTCGACGGCATTCAAGTTTGGAGCAGCCGCGAAGGACATTTGGCCAAGCACGCCGATTTTCGGCGGCTGCGCGATTCCCGTGCGTCGGCCGCAAGGGCGTAGACGCTACGCCGGCTCGCGGCGCAGCGCGGTGCCGAACGCGGTGATGAGTTGGTGCGGCAGCACGCCGGCTGCTTGCGCCACTTCGTCGAGACGCACGCCGTCAATATCTCCAAGTATCGTGCCCTCGTCTCCCGGAACCACGCGATCGCGTACTCTAGGCGCAAGCCGCACCATGCTGAAATTCATGCCGATGGCCCCCACGATGGGGCAGCGGGCGCCGCACACGATGATGGAACCAGCGCCGGGCGGCACGCGCGGCATCCCATCCGCGTAACCGATCCGCAGCGTGGCGATGGCGTCGCCGGCTTGTGCCGACTCGAGGCCCCCATAGCCGAGCGGCGTCGGCGTTGTGAAGCGCTTGACGCCGACCACAGACGCGAACACCTCGACCGCCGTGCGCAGCCTCGCAGTCAACGCCGGATCGCCAAACGCCGCGCCGAAGAGGCCGATGCCGATGCGCGCAGCGTCACCGCCGGCGCCCCAAACGACGGGTCCGGTCGACGCGAGATGCACGGTGCGAAGGGGCATGCCTTCGCTGCGCATAGCGTCCACGGCGCTGGCGAACGCCACGGACTGGTCGTGGAGAGAATCTTCCGATGCGATGTGCGTCCATGCGCCGGCCCAATCGATGCCGCGATGACCGCGCACGGCTGCCGCGAAGGCGCCCGCGCGCCAAGCGGGCACACCGCTCCAGCCGGTCCCCGTGTCCACCGCCACGTGCGCCCGGACAACGCCGCCCTTCCATTGGGCCATGGCCGCTATGTGCCTCGCGCCGTCCTCGTCCTCAACGCTCGGCACGATGCCCATGCGCGCGGCGAACGGAAGCGCTTCGATCGGCGTGGCCATCGCGTGGATCAACGGAACGCGTATCGACGCCGCGCGAAGCGGCGCCGCTTCGTCGACATCGACGATGACCAGACACGGCGCGCCGGCCTTCACGCACGCGCGGGCGACCGGCACCGCCCCGGCACGATACGCGTCGGACTTCACCACCGGCCAGAGGAGCCGCGGAGCGAGCACCGACTGCCACACGCGCGCGTTGTGCTCGATCGCGTCCTCGTCCAGCCGTATCGACGGCTGTTTCAAAAAATCTTTCTCGAATCGAGCAGGATGGTGACGGGGCCGTCGTTCGTGAGCATCAGGTGCATCTCGGCGCCAAACTCACCGGTTTGCGCTCGCACGCCGGCGCTGCGCAACCGCTCCACGACGTGATCGAAAAGCGGCCGCGCTTGATCGCCCGGAGCGGCGGCGACAAACGATGGCCTGCGGCCTCTGCGTGCGTCGCCATACAGCGTGAATTGCGACACCGCGAGCACGGCGCCGCCGGCGCCGGCCACGTCCACGTTCATCACGCCCGCGCCGTCATCGAACACGCGCAAGCCCATGATCTTCGAGGCGATCGCCTCGGCATCGCGCGTTTCATCATCGCGGGCGACGCCGATCAGCGCGACCAATCCGGCGCCGATCTCGCCGACGATCCGGTCGCCGACGCGCACCGAAGCGGTCGACACGCGCTGGACGACGGCTCGCACGACAGACTTCGCTTTAGCCGCGTCCGGGCGCGCGGGGTTGCGCGGCCGTCACTGCGTGCTCGCGCGCGCTTCGCGTTTGGTCACGCGATAGGCGTTGCGCACGTCGCGGACGTTGGAGACTTTGGTGAGAATGCGGCTCAGGTGGCTTAGGTCGCGGATCTCGAGGCTGCACGAAATCGTTGCGGTATGGTCCCGTTTGACGCGCGCGGTCACCGATGTCGCGTTGGTCTTCTGCTCGGACAGCACGGCCATGATCTCCTGGAGCAATCCCGGCCGGTCGAGCGCCTCCACCTCGACATCGACCAGATGCGAGTCCTTCGGCGCCGCATCCCACGACACGTCGATAAGGCGCTCGGGCTGCGCCGTGATCTGGGCGACGTTCGGACAATCCACCCGGTGCACGGAGACGCCCTTGCCTTGCGATATGAAGCCCAAGATGGGATCGCCGGGCACCGGCATGCAGCATTTCGCGAAGCGGACGAGCACGTCGCCGGCGCCGAGAACGCTGATGCCGGATGATCCTCGCCGGATACCCGGCTTTCGTCCGGTGGTCGCACCGGCGGTCGAGGCCGCTTTCAAACGGCCGTCGAGTGAGATGACGTTTTGACGGCGCGCTTCCTCGCGCAGCTTGCCGATGATCGATTGCAGCGAGACATCGCCGAAACCGATGGCGGCCATGAGATCGTCGACGGTCGCATGGTTCAGCCGCGTTGCGAGCGCGCTGAGGAATTGCGCAGTCGCGACCACACCGAGCTGTTGACGCGAGATCTCCCGCTCGAGCGCGTCGCGGCCGAGCGACATATGCTCGTCGCGCCGGTTCTTGCGGAACCATTGTTTGATCTTGTGCTTGGCGCTGGACGTCTTGCACGTCGTGAGCCAGTCGAGCGAAGGCCCACTGCTCCCTTTATTGACCAGCACTTCGCAGATGTCGCCCGTGCGAAGCGTATAGTCCAAGGGCACGATCTTGCCGTTGACCTTCGCCCCGACGCAATGGTGGCCGACCGACGTATGCACGTGGTAGGCGAAATCGAGCGGCGTGGCTTCCACGGAAAGGCCCATGACGTCGCCTTTGGGCGTGAAGACGAACACTTGATTGTCGAAGAGGTTGAGCTTCAAGTGCTCCATGAACTCGCGGCTGTCGCGCATGTCTTCTTGCCACTCGAGAAGCGAGCGCAGCCACGCGAGCTTTTGATCGAGGTCGTCCTCGCGGCCGCCTTCCTTGTATCGCCAGTGCGCGGCGATGCCGTACTCCGAGGTCCGGTGCATGGCGCGCGTGCGGATCT contains these protein-coding regions:
- a CDS encoding alkaline phosphatase family protein is translated as MLRIIRSAFALCAVAAIASGCGAGHAIGAAPGRPGLQARRRPLSLPTYVIVMVQENRSVDNLFQTQPGVDTQNFGIDSQHQRVQLTQIALGASWDCNHSHTAFVSEVTEGFDQVNCGKNAPRDIAFSYVNPSDITQYTELATQYAFADHVLQSNEGPTFPAHLCLIAATSVTTGSHWNISENDGRHTNVAQDNGHPVGCNSPVGRSDTTMTICSACSISAARQGNSHGFPPGTSRSKASSTALRI
- the pqqA gene encoding pyrroloquinoline quinone precursor peptide PqqA; its protein translation is MKQRWEKPAFEYVPLGAEVTAYLGTSTSI
- a CDS encoding MBL fold metallo-hydrolase, translated to MIVRVLGTAAGGGVPQWNCHCANCEAARAGRAPARMQASIAVSSDGLAWVLVNATTDVRRQLELLPARHRGHMRATPVSAILLTDANIDHTAGLLEFRQAQTLRIFSSTIVRDALAGGNSMFVPLETGGRTWSVFDPGAVQADVPISVTGLRVTAIEVPGLMPSYAGAEELPGSATAYCFESRNGKHSARLLYAPVTLRMNEALLAAADSCDVIFLDGSFWSDDELASLGLGTRSARDMGHAPIGGRDGWLHEMAGHAAAAGPHRYCTHINNSNPVLDPRSAAAQALRDAAFSIPSEGAEIVLDGTR
- the dtd gene encoding D-aminoacyl-tRNA deacylase translates to MRAVVQRVSTASVRVGDRIVGEIGAGLVALIGVARDDETRDAEAIASKIMGLRVFDDGAGVMNVDVAGAGGAVLAVSQFTLYGDARRGRRPSFVAAAPGDQARPLFDHVVERLRSAGVRAQTGEFGAEMHLMLTNDGPVTILLDSRKIF
- a CDS encoding alkaline phosphatase family protein — translated: MKIVIIAFCAYALIALAGGCGARDVAAPIPSGAALHAKRQAPTLPLYTIVMIQENRTVDNLFQTQPGVDTQNYGYDSHHNRVMLAETDLGGRYSCSHSHGAFVKAATQGFDLEYCGLAPPDEPFSYVNPADIQPYTALASQYAFADEVLQSNEGPSFPAHIYLIAATSGTPGSHWNIADEDKQYMPAGCNAPPSQKAPTIDMRSAFPGIEGNPIFPCIDPLTIFNELDSAHISWKYYTPSTNFIWTAPYAIRSLYDNDKANIIVPEKTILSDIENLRLARVSYVIPSYGNSDHPGFGNKGGPAWVASVVNALGESPYWNKCAVIVVWDDWGGWYDHVSYRHPTGTPDDPYEYGFRVPLLAIGPYAKSNFVDHTPRDFAAIPHFIEDVYGLSSLGQLDSKTDDLFTLFNFGSEPRRFTPIPTGNVTIKSLLSQPPDTRPVDSE
- the pqqE gene encoding pyrroloquinoline quinone biosynthesis protein PqqE codes for the protein MNARVAHPLSLLAEITYRCNLQCAYCYNPLDLSSYRDEMRTDEWLRVIGEAAALGIVQIHFSGGEPTLRADDLVAMVAAARVHGLYSNLITQGTFLSDALLDRLVESGLDHAQISVQSADAGAGDLIAGATVHAAKFDALARAAARGDLAVTLNCVLHRANIDDAEGIIALAERLGIRRLELANAQMYGWAHRNRATVLASREQVARTDALVARAQERLRGKLDIVYVRADYYDAFPKPCMNGWGRQFMTVAPNGRALPCPAAAAISSLRFENVREGTLEEIWYRSAAFSAYRGTAWMTEPCRSCERRDVDFGGCRCQAFLLAGDAALTDPACSLSPHRDLVDAIIDHAGISTRVSVARNARNEPPA
- the pqqC gene encoding pyrroloquinoline-quinone synthase PqqC: MEPADAFVARLREVGAQHYHDRHPFHRAMHAGQLSRAQLHSWIYNRYYYQKCIPIKDAAILANLPDRARRRVWVQRILDHDGTTDGAGGGIEMWLTLARAAGLRDDAVVSERFVNPGARFAVDAYVNFARTSPWLPAVASSLTELFAPELMAARIVAIGEKYPWIDPAGLDYFRARLLLAPRDSAYALAWVTESATSSELQDACVSALRFKCDVLWSLLDAVERGAAGQ
- a CDS encoding winged helix-turn-helix domain-containing protein; its protein translation is MDLVLSPAIFGSALRTKILVLTALLGETYPSQLARTLNTSPSVVGMAVDRLERERLVATRRFGMERRISLNPSTPFSGELRALLLRLAESSPEYDAAVGSIRARPRRRGKPLSPESREQADLARALAARKR
- the pqqD gene encoding pyrroloquinoline quinone biosynthesis peptide chaperone PqqD, coding for MKPIDPSSVPRLLPGVRLRTLAGGETMLLVPEGAVKLSATSAAVVESIDGKRDIAGIVARMNERFDAAGADLAADVSSLLEEFAQRVWIGFDS
- a CDS encoding alanine racemase; protein product: MKQPSIRLDEDAIEHNARVWQSVLAPRLLWPVVKSDAYRAGAVPVARACVKAGAPCLVIVDVDEAAPLRAASIRVPLIHAMATPIEALPFAARMGIVPSVEDEDGARHIAAMAQWKGGVVRAHVAVDTGTGWSGVPAWRAGAFAAAVRGHRGIDWAGAWTHIASEDSLHDQSVAFASAVDAMRSEGMPLRTVHLASTGPVVWGAGGDAARIGIGLFGAAFGDPALTARLRTAVEVFASVVGVKRFTTPTPLGYGGLESAQAGDAIATLRIGYADGMPRVPPGAGSIIVCGARCPIVGAIGMNFSMVRLAPRVRDRVVPGDEGTILGDIDGVRLDEVAQAAGVLPHQLITAFGTALRREPA
- a CDS encoding TlpA disulfide reductase family protein, with amino-acid sequence MGRRSVALIAVLLVVVAAALFGYTHRGRLAAAWRLRVVGQTSVHIAIGKPFPALDLVSPDGTPSHYVPTMGKVTVVNVFATWCPPCRAESPAYARFSKNASARGVEIMAIDRAESAPKIEAYRREFDLTFPYLIDDGDSTKDVLGARAMPVTIVVDAKGIVRADIAGPVTLERLDGLAAQAGQPL